The following is a genomic window from Asterias amurensis chromosome 8, ASM3211899v1.
TCAATAACTAGACGGCCTACCTCCCCGATGATAACTTTTGCGTTAGCCCCTTAATGGGTAAGCATTATGTTCCACTTGGAAAGTGGGTCTCCCTGCCTAGAGATTTGTTATTCCAGAATATTAAGAGACTTTACAGACAGTCATTTCGACGCCTTGGTATATTTTACATCAGTGCATAGCATTGTATACACATTGATTCACTAAGTGTTACACATCTCACCATCGCTCTCAaacaattcatttttttaaataatattgacAAATAGGAAGACGCCAACGTAGGGCTAGTTATAGCTCATTTGGTAGTGCACCGGCACATTAATCttgaggttgttggttcaagtcccccTGTACTGTATTaatcttttctttgttcaaccattaATCTTTGAAAAATGAACATTGACTGGACAGTTTTCATCAACTTGGCCCAATTTCCATAGAGCTACTAGAGCTCACAAATTTGCAGTTTAATTTTGCTCAACCATAAAAATGTTGCCAGCCAGAATATCATGTAAATAAAACCCTGTAACTTTTTTGCTCTTGATATGAAAATGTAAATTATTACTTTATGCGATATCTCTTGAAATCAGTCCCTGATGAATCGTTCAGACGAATcttgtttccttttttaattgttttttttgcctGTTTCAATACAACCTAGACAGACTAACGAGACTAAAACAATAGGGTGGCACCCAAGGATATGGATTACCGAAGCTGTACATTAGTTAATGTAGCACGAGATTCATTATGTATTTATTACTGTCTAATCCCAAGTGGAATGTTGCATTCTGCAtcttgtcttgtcttttttCACCTCttttctgtgtgtgtgtgtgtatgcaTTGAACAGTGCGGTCTAAAAGTGATCCCAAACCACCTGCCTTATGAAAACATCCCAGTGCTGGATAACGATCCTCCATTTGCATGCATGGACACTTCAAAGTTGTCAAGTTTCTCCTTGGTCCTGTGAATTTATCGTACACTCTATATAGTCTTATACTTGTTGATGACGCATTATTATCTTTGTCTTACATTGGTACGTGTTATATATTTTACAAAAGACGCAGCGATCAAGTGGACTCCTGGTAACGAAGTGGGATTTAACGGAGGAGGAGTGACTGTTGAGAGATGATGATCTGAGAACAGTTAAATAAATAGCCAGGATGTGGACCTTGGTCACAAGTGAAGTATCTGTTCAGCCGTCAGCGACGTTGATTTTTTAATGGATGTACAGTGTAATTCATGCCCCCTGTTAAGAAAGGACCTACATCAATTACTTTATGAAAGCCCACATTAGGTCATTGTCCGATAACTTGATCATTCAGCCGTTGCTATCCTTGGATTTACCGTAGCTTCGACAATAACAATCATCAGCATCCTACACTGAACAGGTACGTGGGGACAACCCATAAACTAATCACTAGTAGTTCATAGAGACTGCATGTGTATCTTCCAAAGGCTCGTTTTAAATTTACTAAGTTATGATGCTACATTGATTTTCATCACCGCTTTGTACATTCTGCGAGTATGAACAGTAAGATTGGATTGAGTTACATCTGTTGTAGATTACAGTGTGGCTGACTTTTCTTTAGATTGTTATTGGTGTATCATATTGACGCCATTAGATGATGAGTTGGATTGATTGATTTAGAGCCACCGATTTTTCTGTCATCCCTGATGGCTCACACCTGTCCAGTACAGAGTGTGCTTGATATGGATGTACCCGTATTAATGCGGATGTCAACTCTACCAAAGACCACCCAGCGCCGCAAGATACCAGGCAGGCCTGTACGCACACTGGCACGATCAGAGCCATGCATTGAATCTTCAACCTGGATGTCATCGGAGGCAATCCGACCCCCAGTGCTCACTGAAAGAAGAACCAATGGTCAAAACTCTGTCGGGAACTCGGACACCAGATCTGGTCGTTCTGTTCCACCCACAGCGAGCACAGAGGGGCAGATTTTGGCTGTACAGCAGCATCTTATGTGGCTGGAGGAGAGATTGAAGGAATTACAGAAGGTTTCTGACTACAGAGAGTCAGGTAAAGGTGGTTGCACAGAAGAGAAGGCTTCTGGCTCTAACTACTACTGCATTACTCAAGGAGTTGACTCAAACCCCGGCACCTCAAATAACAACTCCCCGGTAGATGGCATTGACTCCACCGCTGCTATGACCATCGGAAAGGAAAATGGAGCTCCTCTTTATAGCAAACAAACCACACAGAAAAAGAGAGTGTCTCAAGGGGTTTGTACTGTGAAAAGCATTCCTCCTATGGTGAGAATCGACTCCCTGGATGCTCCTAATAATGTATCCACCGTCCTGATGGATGATAGATACCAACCATACACAGGTCGTTCTTCAAATCGTGcatttcaaaatttgggtacCAACTCATCCCTGTCCCGGTCACCGTCCCCTAGAGTTCACCTCAGGGGCTTAGATCAGCTGGATGCAACCAGCACACTTTCTGCTTCTACCTCCTCAAATCTATCCCCGCTCTCTCAAGATGAACACATGGCAGTTCGACCTGTAGGATTTGCCCAGAGCATCTCGATCTTTGGACCGGAAGGAGGAAGCATCGGGGAGGACATTTGGGAGTTTGACGGCTGCGATGAGAACGCCCACTCTACCACCACACCCACCCCATCAGGAATGGATTCTCTATGCTCCACGAATGCTACCACACCAAACCAACCACCAGCTGCTTCCCCTTCTGCTTTCCACCTCGGCATGCAAAGCTTGAATGTGGATAGCTGGAGTCTGGACCCAAGTAGTGGTGTGCCACCGAGCCCTGCTTTATCTAATGTAAGCAATTGCATTTTTGAAGGAGATACGACCCAACGACCAGATGGGGATGGGTTTAATCTGAAGAGGCTCAGTTCTCAGACCCCAACAGGAGGCACGCCCTCACCTAGATCCTTAAAGCCAACATTTTCCTTCACTTCCAGTATAATCTCCAAAGCTAAAGCACGCATAGCAGGACGCGCAAtcaaaaaaggtaaacaaatttaattattcTATATCAATTTTCATTcttgctattttgtttttaaaatcaattgAAAAGGGTTGCCATCATTGACACATGTTGCACTGTTAAGATATTTTGCTGGCATTTCTATTTTTTCACTTTCCTAATGCACTTGTTTTTGCCATCTCACTACTTAGAATTAAATACACATAATGTCAGGTATTTATGTTCATATTTGTAAGGTGATGCCATGTGCTTTGAACCACTTGAACTTGTTTGGAGTCATTTGTAGTTTATACTCAGACCATAGAAAGTGAACTTTTTTATCGACATGTACTGTCTTTATTTGGTTTATAAGAAGACGCAGACACAAATCACACACCCCGTCAAAAAAAACTGATTGTCACTGTGAGAGTACATGTAAGTCATTTGTAACTGCCATAGTGATGTCCGTGCCATTCTAGTTGCTAAATTTACATCAATTTAAACACGCATTATACTTGTAGCTGGATACTGTGATATATTTAAAATGTATGAATTTGTAGATCAACAACACCAGGTATAGGACAGATGGAGTTGGGAGGCAAATGACAAAACAAACGAgagtagatttttttaaatgttttttttatgtacttATGAACGAGCACTTGAAAAAGACATACATTTTTTAGCAGTCACATGTGTATCAATCATTATACAAACCCATTGCTTGGTCTTTTATTAGCTCATCATCCTTGCCTGCCTAGTCTTTGATGGGGGTGTGCATCCAAGCAGAGCGCCAATAATTCAACAATTACAGTTGCTATGGTAACATTTAGGTACATACATATATGGAGTTCTGTGTGGTATGTGCACACGAGCGTGAGTCGTTTCTCTTTTGAGAACTTCGCTATGGATGAATCATAACATAAAACTTTCATAAATCATAATCGTGCTGTCTGTGTATGCTtgcatttcatttaaaaatttgataaatggtTACATTTCTCAGGAAACTACCAGACCAAACCAAGGGAATAAACCCTATTAGTGTTTACAACGAAGGTAGAATAGGCACATTTATTGGGAGGTGACTTGTTCAATCCTGCTTTAGTCAATTCATTAGTTTATTTGTGCAAGAGgtaattatttttgtaatacAAGTATTGGATATAATACCCAACATTGGATGCATAATGAGTGCATTACAGCAGAATATAAGCGGAGGTAAAAACCTGGACTA
Proteins encoded in this region:
- the LOC139941155 gene encoding uncharacterized protein isoform X2; protein product: MAHTCPVQSVLDMDVPVLMRMSTLPKTTQRRKIPGRPVRTLARSEPCIESSTWMSSEAIRPPVLTERRTNGQNSVGNSDTRSGRSVPPTASTEGQILAVQQHLMWLEERLKELQKVSDYRESGKGGCTEEKASGSNYYCITQGVDSNPGTSNNNSPVDGIDSTAAMTIGKENGAPLYSKQTTQKKRVSQGVCTVKSIPPMVRIDSLDAPNNVSTVLMDDRYQPYTGRSSNRAFQNLGTNSSLSRSPSPRVHLRGLDQLDATSTLSASTSSNLSPLSQDEHMAVRPVGFAQSISIFGPEGGSIGEDIWEFDGCDENAHSTTTPTPSGMDSLCSTNATTPNQPPAASPSAFHLGMQSLNVDSWSLDPSSGVPPSPALSNVSNCIFEGDTTQRPDGDGFNLKRLSSQTPTGGTPSPRSLKPTFSFTSSIISKAKARIAGRAIKKDHDLEDLEMQTVRYKPEGIDKLCRSTKFTKKELQLMYRGFKQECPSGLVNEETFKEIYSQFFPQGDSSHYAHFVFNSFDTDHNGSITFEEFVTGLSVLSRGSLNDKLNWAFNLYDINGDGYITREEMLSIIQSIYDMMGKYSEPTSEDITPGEHVERVFQKMDLNKDGVVTIDEFIDSCRTDETITKSMHVFDTIL
- the LOC139941155 gene encoding uncharacterized protein isoform X1; this encodes MAHTCPVQSVLDMDVPVLMRMSTLPKTTQRRKIPGRPVRTLARSEPCIESSTWMSSEAIRPPVLTERRTNGQNSVGNSDTRSGRSVPPTASTEGQILAVQQHLMWLEERLKELQKVSDYRESGKGGCTEEKASGSNYYCITQGVDSNPGTSNNNSPVDGIDSTAAMTIGKENGAPLYSKQTTQKKRVSQGVCTVKSIPPMVRIDSLDAPNNVSTVLMDDRYQPYTGRSSNRAFQNLGTNSSLSRSPSPRVHLRGLDQLDATSTLSASTSSNLSPLSQDEHMAVRPVGFAQSISIFGPEGGSIGEDIWEFDGCDENAHSTTTPTPSGMDSLCSTNATTPNQPPAASPSAFHLGMQSLNVDSWSLDPSSGVPPSPALSNVSNCIFEGDTTQRPDGDGFNLKRLSSQTPTGGTPSPRSLKPTFSFTSSIISKAKARIAGRAIKKDHDLEDLEMQTVRYKPEGIDKLCRSTKFTKKELQLMYRGFKQECPSGLVNEETFKEIYSQFFPQGDTGHPIYGRSKEPKNSSHYAHFVFNSFDTDHNGSITFEEFVTGLSVLSRGSLNDKLNWAFNLYDINGDGYITREEMLSIIQSIYDMMGKYSEPTSEDITPGEHVERVFQKMDLNKDGVVTIDEFIDSCRTDETITKSMHVFDTIL